Below is a genomic region from Paenibacillus rhizovicinus.
CATTTTCCGGGGGCCTCTCTCGCGGGCCTAGGCCCGGCTATCCTTTAAGTATATGAAAATCGGCGCGCTCCCAAAGCTGTTTTTATGACTTTTGGCTGCTCCTTTTGTGACATTGCTTTGGCAGGACCGGGCGGGCTGGGAATAGCTTCTGCGCGGATATGCGCGGGTATGTGCGGGTAAGCGCGGAGAAACAGCAAAGGCTGCCGGAGTACAAACTCTCCGACAGCCTTTGCGTGGTTATGACGTTTATTCAGTTGCGCTTATCTTGCAATCAAGCTGCCGTCGCGATGGAAACCGTCTTGCTGCTTCCGTCCCAGCCGACTTTCGCTCCCAGCGCTTCGCCAATGAACCGCAGCGGCACAAGCGCGCGATTCCCGATGATCGCCGGAGGCGTGTCGAGTTTAACCTTCGCGTTATTCACCTGGCCGACGGCGTTCCCGACGCGCAGCACGATCGTCGTCGAGCCTTTGCGGGCCGTGATCGTCGATGTCGCAGCCTCCCATTTCAATTCGGCGCCCATCGCTTCGAAAATCGCTCTGAGCGGCACCATCGTCCGATTGTTCAGATTGACCGGCGGCTGATCGAATCGCAGCGTCTTCCCGTTGATCTGCACGAAAATCGGGTCCTTCTCCAGCATTTCATTCGCATAGCTCGCTACGCCGACCGGGGTCGTTTTATACCCTTTCGACCCGTCGCCGTTATAGCCGATTCCCCAGGACCACAGCGTTCCGTCGGCGCGAATCGCCATGGAGCGGACGCCCAGGCCGTGCGCCGCGATGGTTTTGATTTTCTTGAGTCCGATAACTTGCACAAGCTTATCGCTGGATTTGAAAGAGCCGATGCCAAGCTGTCCGCCCGAGTTGACGCCGGACGCCCACACGGTGCCGTCCTTCTTCAACAGGAGCGGTCCGCCGGCCGATGCCTGGATCGCAACGACGTCTCTCGCGCCTTCGAGCATGCGCGCGGCCGAATCGTTATCCACGGAGACGCCGCCGGCCGTTCCTATGCCGTCCGACCCCCAGAACCACACCGTTCCGTCTCTTTTCAACCCGTACGTAAATTCGGCTCCGACAGCGACTTGGACGATATCTTGAATGCCCGGAAGCTGCGTCATCGTATCCAATCTCTGCCATACGGTGCCGTCCTTCTTCAGCGCCACGAAGCTGCCGTATCCGGAGGAAATCGCAGTTATCCCTTGCAAGCCAACTAATTGTACCGGGACATCGGGATGACGGAATTCGCCATCGGCATCTTCATAGTAAAAACCTCCCCATCCCCATACGCTTCCATCGGCTTTAACGGCGAAGCTCCGAGTCCAGTCGGCCTCGATGGCGACCACGTCCGTCAGCACCTCCACTTGCTTCGGGAGCGGCCGGCTGTCTTCCGTTCCGTCTCCCACCATTCCGCCGCCGTTACCGCCCCATGACCATACGGTTCCGTCGCTTTCCAGCGCAAGGGAATGCACTTGTCCGCCCGCGACCGCGATGACGTCATGCAGCCCGGGCACCTGCTCGGGAATAAGCGCCGTCAGATTCGTTTCCGGCACTCCGGACGCCCCGTAGGTCGTGATGTCTCCCCACTGCCAGACCGTGCCGTCTTCTTTGATCGCCAAGCTGTGCGTCGTGCCCACCGCGATCGCCTTCCAGCCTGCCGGCGTGCCTGATTCCGCATGCGCGCTTGGCCATTGCAGCGCCGCAATGCCCAGCATCGCCACCGCGACTGTTTTTACCAATAAGAGCGAGAAACCTTTCATCCTAATCAAATCCCCCTGATTGATTCATGCATCTAGTCGTGCATCGACCATAAGTATATCAGACGCTCCAAACAAGAACGGCTCCCAATTTCAGGAGCCGCCTTATTCAAGCAGGACAAGGTCGATATGATCGCCAGCGAAGACATTACATTTTGAATTTCGCTATCGCTTCCTGCATCGACACCGCCAGTTGGCTTAGATGAGCCGAAGAAGCAGTTACCTCTTGCATGATGGCAAGCTGCTCCTCCGTGCTGGCAGCTACGCTTTGGGTCGAACTGGCCGTCTCTTTGGCGACGCCGGACAGTTCGACCACGGATGCCGATATTTCCTCGGCGCTGGCCGACATCTGCTCGGCGACGGCGGACATCTCCCTCACCTGGTCCACGATCCGGTTGACCGATTCCGAGATCAGCGCGAACGTGCTGCCTGCTTCCTCCGCCCGGCTCATGCCGATCCGCACTTCCTCTTTGCCCGCTCTCATCGCAAGTACCGCTTCGTCAACCCCTTGCCGAATCGACTCGATCAAACCCGTAATTTGCTCAGCTGATGCGTCCGACTGCTCCGCCAGCTTGCGCACTTCCGCCGCGACGACCGCGAAGCCCTTGCCATGCTCGCCGGCCCTCGCCGCTTCGATGGAGGCGTTAAGCGCAAGCAGGTTCGTCTGCCCTGCTATCCCTCTGATGCTTCCGGTAATTTCGCCGATGGCGCGGGATTCCGCCTCTAGCTTCGTCACGACAGCAAGCTGAGTATCGACCGACGTCCGAATCGAAGCCATCTGGCTGACGACACGTTCAACCGATTGCCCGCCGTCCCTGGCCTTGTCCGACGCATCGGCCGACTCCTCCGAGATCGAAACGGAAGATTCCGCGATCCGCTGAATGCCCATCGCCATCTCTTCCATCGCGCGAACGGTCTCCTCGGATGCTTTGTCCTGCACCTTCGCCCCGGCAGCTACTTGTTCGATCGCCTTCGCAACCTGCCAGCTGCCCTGCGTGGACTGCTCGGCACTGGAAGTCAGCTCTTCTGAAGACGCGGCGACATGCCCGGCCTGGGTGTCGATGTCCGACAACAGGCTTTTCAGGTTGCCGACCATACCTTGGAAGCTGGCATTTAACTCTCCGAGCTCATCCTTGGTCTTACGGAACGAGATCGTCTCCGTCAGATCTCCTTCCGCCACCCGCCTGGCAGAACCGGCGAGGCGCACGATCGGCGTACCCACCCGGCTCCCGATGAAGAGGGCGAGCGCCAAACCGAGGACGGCGGCAATCGCGCTCATCGAAGCGGAGATGCTGATCGTGCGCGTAATATCTTTGGACAGCTTCACATTGGAAGCGGCGAATTCTTGACTATAAGACTGGCTCAGGAGATCCAAGTTCTGAAACATCGTTTCTTTGAAGCCATCGCTTCTATCGTCAATTTCACGGTATTGCTTGCTCAATTGTTCTGCCGGCGTCGCGTCTTTCTGGTTGAATGCAGTCAACACTTCGGCCGAGGTACCCGCATAGCCTTCGAAGGCTTGCTTCAGTTCTTGCATCCATGCCTGCTCCCGAGGCGTGTCCGCGGTACTTGCGAAAGCATCCAGCTTCTCCTTGAACGCCGCGAGCATCGAAGAAAGTTGATCCGCCGAGCTTTGGCTCTCGTTAATGATCACGTCCGCTTGATCGCTATAGAGCATTCCGACGTCGTTTTTGAGAGAAAACGCACTCGTTTCTTCCGATACTCTAGCCGATTGCTCGCCGGACGAATGCTTGATTCCGTTAATGAACACAATCGTGAATGCAAGAGACGCGACGAACATCAAGATGACGGCAGAGAACCCGCCAAGCAATTTCGTACGAACCTTCCAGTTGGTTACCATGCGGTGAATACCCCCTTAGAACTGATACTTTTATTATCGGAAACTCATGTTGATTCGTTGATGCTCATTGTGGGTTTTTGTCGAAATAAATCGAATAAATGGAAAAAATTCTCAAGACTCTGCCCCAGCTCGACGGATGCCGGCCATGACCGGGCTGAGAACAAAAAGAGACCCGCAGCAACGGGCTGCGGGTCTAAAGTGTATATATTAAAAAGGGGGTCGAGTTCTATTATAGGCAAGCTTCATTAACGCGAGATGAATATAAGATTTCAATCGTGTTACATTTTAGAGAGCGCCTACATGGAACGAACCAGCTAGGCGTATCCGCTGCATTCTACGATCGACGCCGGACAAAAAGAGGCCCGCAGCAACGGGCTGCGGGCCTAAAGTGTATATTATAAAAAAGGGGGTCGAGTTCTATTATAGGTCCCTTTCATTAACGCGAGATGAAGATAAGATTTCAATCGTGTTACATTTCAATAAGAATCATTACGGAAGTACCCGCAGCCGGCTCGCGCGATGGAGAGCTTATTACGTTACGGCACGAACCGCAGCGTCTTCACCTCGAACGGTTTGAACGCCAGCATAACCGCATTGCCTTCGACCGGCACCGGGCAAATGACGCCGTCCTCCAGCATATCCGTCTCCGCGGCGGATGCGATGTCGAGGCCCAGCCGCAATGCGGCGCGAGTCGATGCGCCTTTCGCTTCATAGAGGCGGGCGACCCAAGCGCCGGAGCCGTCTTCGGCCATTTTGACCGCATCGACGATGATGTTCGGCTTATCGCAGTCGAGCAAGCTGAACCGCTCCGCCGCTTCACCGGCTGCGCTCAGCACCGGACAATTCAGCTCGTACGCTTCCCGGATGACGGGATTGCTCATGAAGCCGCCGTTCCAGACATGGAGCGCGTAACTGAACTCGTGGATGCCGTTGTCCGCGCGTTCGTCCGGATAAGTCGGCGCGCGCAGAAGCGTCAGGTTCATCGCCCCGCCGTCGGCATTCATGCCGTACTTGCAGTCGTTCAGCAAGGAGAAGCAGCGGTCGCCTTCGACCAAGGACGACCATTTGTGCTGGCTGACCTCGAACCGGTCCGCGTCATGCGGACGGGAGGCGTGGTTCGGCCGCCGGATGTAGCCGTATTGAATTTCGTTCAGCACTTCCGTCGTGCGGAGCGCCGTACGGAAGCCGACCTTCAGCAGCCGGTGCTTCTCCTGCCATTCGACGCGGGCATGGAACTCCAGGCGCCTGCTCCCGGCCGCCAGCCGAATGTCCTGCTTAACGAAGGAATTGCCGATTCGCCGTTCGATGCGAAGGGCGCCGAACAGCGCTCCCTCGGCAACGGCGCTGATGCAAGCCGCTTCGGTCAATTCAAGGCGCGATGCCGCATATCTGCGGTCGATTTCCCAAGCGTCGTAATTCGACGTCTGGTCGCGGAATAGCTGGAATTCATTGCACAGGCCGTCCGCCCATTCCGATGCCGTTTCTTTGTCATAGATGCTCGTTATCTCGCCGAATGCATTGAACGTGACGCGAAGCAGCTCGTTCTCGAGCAAATGAGGCGCGGCCTTCACGCCATGCGAACCGTCGATCGCACTGCTGCGCAAACTGCTGACCGCATCGCCAGTCACACCGGCAGCCGTAGCGCTAGCGGCAGCGTTAGAAGCATCGGCCGCTTGTTCAAGGGCTTGCGCGAGCGGCATCCACCCCATGGCCGGCAGCTTCACCCGCACATAGGCGCGTTCCTGTACCCGCTGCACCGTAACCCCGCCGCTGCTTCCAGCGCCGTCACCATCCCCGCCGCCGACTAACCAAGCATCGGCCGCAGCGCCGCCACCCGGCAGCTCGACAACGGCTTCCCGTTCCCACGGGAGCGAATTGAACAACGTCAGGCAGCAGCCGCGCGCATTCGCGGGTCCCGTAGAAGCCAGCGCCTCGACCGACCGCTCGCGCAGCCTGCCCGCGGATGCCAGCAGCTCCGCGAACGCCCGCTCCGCCTCGACATGGACCCGCTTAATGGACGTCCCCGGCAAAATATCATGGAACTGCAGCAGCAGCAACTCGCGCCATGCCTCGTCCAGCTCCGCCTTCGGATACGCCGCGCCGCCCGCGTCCGTCAGCGCGCCGAGCGTGCCCCAGATCTCTGCTTCCCGCAGCGCGAGCTCGCCCTTGCGGTTGCCTTGCTTCATTCTTGCCTGCGACGTCAGCGTTCCCCGATGCGCGGGATAGTAGAGCTCCCCGACGTAACGGGCGTCCGGCATAGCCCGCTCCTGCAAATCCTCGAAATATTCGATGGGCGAAGCGATGACCGTGCGAGGCACGCCTTCGAGATCGCCCATCCGGCGCAGAAACTCCAGATCGTCGCGGTTGGCGCCGCCGCCGCCGTCGCCGTAGCCGAATTGAACGAGACGCGTCGATACCGACTCCGTCTGCAGCCGTTCATTCCACTGATAGAGCGCGTACGAGACATCCGTCGGATTCGGGAACGGGCCGTAATCGAGCAGATGGACGGGGACGGACGAACCGTCGATGCCTTCCCAAGTAAAGGTATTGTACGGGAACGGATCGACGACATTATCGTAGGTCTGGAACATCTTGACCGAAGCGAAATACCGAATGCCGGATTTGCGCATGATCTGCGGCAAATTGCCGGAATAGCCGAACACGTCCGGCAGCCATAGCATCTCGTTCTCCACGCCGAACTCCTCGCGGAAGAAGCGCTTGCCATAGAGAAACTGGCGGATGAGGCTTTCGCCGCTCGGAATATTCGTATCCGGCTCGACCCAGGCGCCGCCCTCCGGAATGATGCGGCCTTCGGCCACATACCGCTTGATGCGGCCGTACAATTCCGGGTACAGCTCTTTCACCAGCCGGAACAAATACGGCTGGCTCTGCACGTACCGGTACTCCGGGTATTCCTCGAGCAGCGCGAGCTGATTGGACATCGTCCGGGCGATTTTGCGTTTCGTCTCTTCCATCGGCCACAGCCATGCGATATCGAGATGGGACTGGCCCATCATGTACAGCTTGGGCGCGGTAGAACCGTTCACGCAGTCGAGCAAGGGCTTCAGCATGCTTCGGCCGCGTTCGGCGATCGCCGTCAAGCGGCTGCCGGTCGCGTCCCAGTCCATTTCCGCCAGCAGGCGGACGAAGGCTTTGTCGATTTCAGCGACGCGCAGCGATGCTGGCGGCAGGCCATTGCGCAGCTGCAGCAGCGCTTTCAGATCGATGAAGAACTGATACAGCTCCTCGTTGACGACGGCCAAATACGACTCGCCGTTGACCGGAAGCTCCCGGTCATGGCCGGCGTACGCTTCCGCCATGATCTCGACGGTCTCGCCTCCGGCAGCCTGGCGCGTCAGCGTAATCGCATGATGCTGCAGATCGATGGCGCCCGCCAACCGGCCGGATACGTAGACCGTGCTCTCCGAACCGAAGTTCAGCACGGCTTCCATGCGCTCCCCCGCCGCTTCCGCCGGAATGACGACGCTCCCCCGGAACCAGCCGTACATCCACGTCTCGCCCCATCGCATGCCCGCGTCGATCGGCATGAAGGCGCCTTTTTGCGCTTCCTCCAGCGGCACCCAGTGGTCCGCGGGACGGTAAGCGAACGGAATCGGAGCGATCGTACGATAGATGTACCGATCCTTCTCCCGGATCCACTTCTCGATATGATAAAGCCATTCTTTGGACTGCATCGTCGTTTCCTCCGTCTTACCTGTCGATTCGCTTTTTCTATTACCCTTTAGTTACCGATTATCCCTTAGTCGCACCGGCCGTCAGCCCTTTAACGAGCGCTCGTTGGAAAATGATGAAGATCAGCAGCACCGGCAGCGTCGTCACGATTCCCGAAGCGTTGAGCGGTCCCCACTGAATGCCCGATTTGGTGATAAAGCTGTTGATGCCGGCAGGCAGCGTACGCATGCTGTCCGTGTTGACGAACGTCATCGACACCATGATCTCCTGCCAAACCGTGATGCACACCGTCAGCCCGACGGCCACCAGGCCGGACCTGGCCAAAGGCAGTACCATGCGGATCAGAATGCCGAAGGAAGAACAGCCGTCGATCGTGGCGGCTTCGTCGATGTCTTTCGGAATGCCTTTGAAATAGCCGGTCAGCAGCCAGATCGCCATCGGAAGCAGCACGGCGCAGTACGTCATGATCAAGCTCGTAAACGTATTGAGCATATCCAGCTTGCCCCACATCACGTAGAGCGGCACGATCAGCGTCGTGATCGGCATGACCTGAGCGAACAGAATGACGACGAAATAAGCGAGCTTGCCCTTGAATTTATAGCGGGTCATGCTGTATGCGGCCAAGCTGGCAATCGCCAGCACGGCAATGACGGTCACGGCCGTGATCAGGACGGAGTTATAGAAGTACGTCGGAATTTCCGACGTGCGGAAGACGTTGCGGTA
It encodes:
- a CDS encoding stalk domain-containing protein, which encodes MKGFSLLLVKTVAVAMLGIAALQWPSAHAESGTPAGWKAIAVGTTHSLAIKEDGTVWQWGDITTYGASGVPETNLTALIPEQVPGLHDVIAVAGGQVHSLALESDGTVWSWGGNGGGMVGDGTEDSRPLPKQVEVLTDVVAIEADWTRSFAVKADGSVWGWGGFYYEDADGEFRHPDVPVQLVGLQGITAISSGYGSFVALKKDGTVWQRLDTMTQLPGIQDIVQVAVGAEFTYGLKRDGTVWFWGSDGIGTAGGVSVDNDSAARMLEGARDVVAIQASAGGPLLLKKDGTVWASGVNSGGQLGIGSFKSSDKLVQVIGLKKIKTIAAHGLGVRSMAIRADGTLWSWGIGYNGDGSKGYKTTPVGVASYANEMLEKDPIFVQINGKTLRFDQPPVNLNNRTMVPLRAIFEAMGAELKWEAATSTITARKGSTTIVLRVGNAVGQVNNAKVKLDTPPAIIGNRALVPLRFIGEALGAKVGWDGSSKTVSIATAA
- a CDS encoding methyl-accepting chemotaxis protein → MVTNWKVRTKLLGGFSAVILMFVASLAFTIVFINGIKHSSGEQSARVSEETSAFSLKNDVGMLYSDQADVIINESQSSADQLSSMLAAFKEKLDAFASTADTPREQAWMQELKQAFEGYAGTSAEVLTAFNQKDATPAEQLSKQYREIDDRSDGFKETMFQNLDLLSQSYSQEFAASNVKLSKDITRTISISASMSAIAAVLGLALALFIGSRVGTPIVRLAGSARRVAEGDLTETISFRKTKDELGELNASFQGMVGNLKSLLSDIDTQAGHVAASSEELTSSAEQSTQGSWQVAKAIEQVAAGAKVQDKASEETVRAMEEMAMGIQRIAESSVSISEESADASDKARDGGQSVERVVSQMASIRTSVDTQLAVVTKLEAESRAIGEITGSIRGIAGQTNLLALNASIEAARAGEHGKGFAVVAAEVRKLAEQSDASAEQITGLIESIRQGVDEAVLAMRAGKEEVRIGMSRAEEAGSTFALISESVNRIVDQVREMSAVAEQMSASAEEISASVVELSGVAKETASSTQSVAASTEEQLAIMQEVTASSAHLSQLAVSMQEAIAKFKM
- a CDS encoding alpha-mannosidase, with product MQSKEWLYHIEKWIREKDRYIYRTIAPIPFAYRPADHWVPLEEAQKGAFMPIDAGMRWGETWMYGWFRGSVVIPAEAAGERMEAVLNFGSESTVYVSGRLAGAIDLQHHAITLTRQAAGGETVEIMAEAYAGHDRELPVNGESYLAVVNEELYQFFIDLKALLQLRNGLPPASLRVAEIDKAFVRLLAEMDWDATGSRLTAIAERGRSMLKPLLDCVNGSTAPKLYMMGQSHLDIAWLWPMEETKRKIARTMSNQLALLEEYPEYRYVQSQPYLFRLVKELYPELYGRIKRYVAEGRIIPEGGAWVEPDTNIPSGESLIRQFLYGKRFFREEFGVENEMLWLPDVFGYSGNLPQIMRKSGIRYFASVKMFQTYDNVVDPFPYNTFTWEGIDGSSVPVHLLDYGPFPNPTDVSYALYQWNERLQTESVSTRLVQFGYGDGGGGANRDDLEFLRRMGDLEGVPRTVIASPIEYFEDLQERAMPDARYVGELYYPAHRGTLTSQARMKQGNRKGELALREAEIWGTLGALTDAGGAAYPKAELDEAWRELLLLQFHDILPGTSIKRVHVEAERAFAELLASAGRLRERSVEALASTGPANARGCCLTLFNSLPWEREAVVELPGGGAAADAWLVGGGDGDGAGSSGGVTVQRVQERAYVRVKLPAMGWMPLAQALEQAADASNAAASATAAGVTGDAVSSLRSSAIDGSHGVKAAPHLLENELLRVTFNAFGEITSIYDKETASEWADGLCNEFQLFRDQTSNYDAWEIDRRYAASRLELTEAACISAVAEGALFGALRIERRIGNSFVKQDIRLAAGSRRLEFHARVEWQEKHRLLKVGFRTALRTTEVLNEIQYGYIRRPNHASRPHDADRFEVSQHKWSSLVEGDRCFSLLNDCKYGMNADGGAMNLTLLRAPTYPDERADNGIHEFSYALHVWNGGFMSNPVIREAYELNCPVLSAAGEAAERFSLLDCDKPNIIVDAVKMAEDGSGAWVARLYEAKGASTRAALRLGLDIASAAETDMLEDGVICPVPVEGNAVMLAFKPFEVKTLRFVP
- a CDS encoding carbohydrate ABC transporter permease encodes the protein MKSLKTAGNLLVFAVIAIVILFPLYWLLVTSLKPSDEIFADPPTLFPKTFSLEHYRNVFRTSEIPTYFYNSVLITAVTVIAVLAIASLAAYSMTRYKFKGKLAYFVVILFAQVMPITTLIVPLYVMWGKLDMLNTFTSLIMTYCAVLLPMAIWLLTGYFKGIPKDIDEAATIDGCSSFGILIRMVLPLARSGLVAVGLTVCITVWQEIMVSMTFVNTDSMRTLPAGINSFITKSGIQWGPLNASGIVTTLPVLLIFIIFQRALVKGLTAGATKG